Proteins co-encoded in one Prunus persica cultivar Lovell chromosome G6, Prunus_persica_NCBIv2, whole genome shotgun sequence genomic window:
- the LOC18772905 gene encoding uncharacterized protein LOC18772905 — MALKPKSHMGLIPILIFFISINPRPSLSLSESPATVFEILPKYGLPSGLLPSSVSNYTLSDDGRFVVVLGKPCYVQFEYLVYYEKTITGKLTYGAITELKGIQVQRFLFWFDVDEIRVDLPPSDSIYFTVGIINKKLDVDQFQNVHSCRNGLSGSCLGSLKRGIQLPSPVEDIEMLITE, encoded by the exons ATGGCATTGAAACCGAAATCCCATATGGGTCTGATCCCaatcctcatcttcttcatctccatCAACCCCAGACCTTCTCTTTCGCTCTCTGAGAGCCCTGCAACAGTGTTCGAGATTTTACCCAAATATGGGCTCCCAAGTGGGCTTCTACCCTCGTCGGTTTCGAACTACACGTTGTCCGACGATGGCCGATTCGTCGTCGTTTTGGGGAAGCCGTGCTACGTGCAGTTCGAGTACTTGGTCTACTACGAGAAGACCATAACTGGCAAGCTCACCTATGGCGCGATCACAGAGTTGAAAGGCATTCAGGTCCAAAGGTTCTTGTTTTGGTTCGATGTGGACGAAATCAGAGTCGATTTGCCGCCTTCTGATAGCATTTATTTCACTGTGGGCATTATTAACAAGAAGCTCGATGTGGATCAGTTCCAAAATGTCCATTCTTGCCGCAACGGGTTATCGGGTTCTTGTCTCGGGTCGTTGAAACGGGGTATTCAG CTTCCATCTCCAGTGGAAGATATTGAGATGCTAATTACTGAGTAG
- the LOC18774218 gene encoding protein YLS3: MSNSKKLSVALSSILVLMLLVDFGSSNIDQDRAECAEQLVGLAPCLPYVGGDAKAPTLDCCTGIKEVEQKSKKCLCVLIKDRNDPNLGLKINATLALQLPTSCHVPVNISRCVDLLNLPSNSPDAKMFREYANKTAASSTVPIASGNSTSNGTVAQAKSDGVSLEKRVLGVEMLLGSLALMWFYT, translated from the exons ATGAGCAACTCAAAGAAGCTGAGTGTGGCGCTCTCAAGCATCTTGGTGCTGATGTTGCTAGTTGATTTTGGCAGCTCAAACATAGACCAAGATAGGGCGGAATGTGCAGAACAACTAGTAGGGCTTGCCCCATGCCTTCCTTATGTAGGTGGTGATGCCAAAGCTCCCACACTAGACTGTTGCACTGGGATTAAAGAAGTGGAGCAGAAGAGCAAGAAATGCCTCTGTGTCCTAATTAAGGACCGCAACGATCCGAATCTTGGCCTCAAGATCAATGCCACTCTTGCATTACAACTTCCTACTTCTTGTCATGTCCCTGTTAACATATCTAGATGTGTTG ATCTCTTGAATTTGCCATCAAACTCTCCGGACGCTAAGATGTTCAGGGAATATGCAAACAAGACTGCAGCTAGCAGCACTGTCCCTATAGCCAGTG GGAATTCTACAAGCAATGGTACAGTTGCTCAAGCAAAGAGTGATGGTGTGAGCCTGGAAAAGAGAGTGCTGGGAGTAGAGATGCTTCTTGGGAGCTTAGCCTTAATGTGGTTTTATACTTAA
- the LOC18771944 gene encoding GPI mannosyltransferase 2 isoform X1 yields the protein MTQTKTSPKLHHETTVIKSAIISRLIVLTLILLWRTLLSPYDTSAPINPNCLSNNTSQPNVDLQQQQQQQQHVLLPSLGSAIESSIVWDSVYFVRIAQCGYEYEQTYAFLPLLPLCISLLSRTVLAPLVPVIGQRAVLGLSGFVINNIAFVIVAVYLYRLSVVILKDHDAALRASILFCFNPASIFYSSIYSETLYALFSVGGLYHLISGKDVIAVLWFALSGFSRSNGIINAGYFCFQTMHQAYDAIFLRKRAFLALQVVVGGALRCICIFVPFVAFQAYGYNNICLGHLPNNMSPWCKARVPLLYNYIQSHYWGVGFLRYFQVKQLPNFLLASPILSLALCSIVHYAKLKPEIFFSLGFCAPPEHKDSAAVFFSFAENSSNSRENRNLKARKQVTKDGASLLPEEYKLSAKQGYLSAAVLPCILHLGFMAATAFFVMHVQVATRFLSFSPPLYWFASYIMKSPGTGKRWGYIVWAYSAAYILLGSLLFSNFYPFT from the exons atgacTCAGACCAAAACCTCACCGAAACTCCACCATGAAACCACAGTAATCAAATCAGCAATCATATCTAGACTCATAGTCTTGACTCTGATCCTCCTATGGCGGACCCTCTTGAGCCCCTACGACACCTCCGCCCCCATCAACCCCAATTGCCTATCCAACAACACCTCACAACCCAACGTTGAtcttcaacaacaacaacaacaacaacaacacgTTCTTTTGCCTTCTCTGGGTTCAGCTATTGAATCCAGCATTGTCTGGGATAGTGTCTACTTTGTTCGAATTGCACAATGTGGCTACGAGTACGAGCAGACCTATGCTTTCCTCCCCCTCCTTCCTCTTTGCATTTCACTGCTATCTCGCACAG TTTTGGCGCCGCTGGTTCCAGTTATTGGGCAAAGAGCTGTATTGGGATTATCCGGCTTTGTGATCAATAACATTGCCTTTGTAATTGTGGCGGTTTATTTATACAG GCTTTCAGTTGTGATTTTGAAGGATCATGACGCAGCATTGAGAGCTTCAATTCTGTTTTGCTTCAACCCAGCTTCCATATTTTATTCATcaat ATATTCCGAGACTTTGTACGCCCTATTTTCAGTTGGAGGATTGTACCATCTAATATCTGGAAAAGATGTTATTGCTGTTCTTTGGTTTGCCCTCTCGGGATTTTCAAGGTCCAATGGAATAATCAATGCTGGTTATTTCTGTTTTCAGACCATGCATCAGGCTTATGATGCCATTTTCTTGAGAAAGCGTGCTTTT TTGGCATTGCAGGTTGTTGTTGGTGGAGCTCTGCGTTGTATATGtatttttgttccttttgttGCATTTCAAGCCTACGGATACAACAATATCTGCCTTGGACATCTTCCAAATAATATGAGTCCCTGGTGCAAAGCAAGAGTACCTTTGCTGTACAATTATATTCAAAGTCATTACTG GGGAGTCGGTTTCTTGAGATACTTCCAAGTTAAACAGTTACCAAACTTTCTGCTGGCATCGCCAATATTGTCTCTGGCACTTTGCTCAATTGTCCATTACGCAAAGCTAAAGCCtgaaattttcttctctttgggTTTCTGTGCTCCTCCTGAGCATAAAGATTCTGCTGCtgtgttcttttcttttgcagaAAACTCTTCCAACAGTCGGG AAAATCGCAATCTCAAAGCAAGGAAGCAAGTGACCAAAGATGGTGCATCTCTACTCCCAGAAGAATATAAACTATCAGCAAAGCAAGGATATTTGTCCGCTGCTGTACTTCCATGTATTCTACATTTGGGATTTATGGCAGCCACAGCATTTTTTGTCATGCATGTGCAG GTTGCGACTCGTTTCTTATCTTTCAGCCCTCCTCTGTATTGGTTTGCCTCATATATAATGAAATCTCCTGGTACTGGTAAGAGATGGGGATATATAGTTTGGGCATACTCTGCGGCCTACATTCTTCTAGGAAGTTTGCTCTTTTCAAACTTCTATCCTTTCACTTGA
- the LOC18771944 gene encoding GPI mannosyltransferase 2 isoform X2 encodes MTQTKTSPKLHHETTVIKSAIISRLIVLTLILLWRTLLSPYDTSAPINPNCLSNNTSQPNVDLQQQQQQQQHVLLPSLGSAIESSIVWDSVYFVRIAQCGYEYEQTYAFLPLLPLCISLLSRTVLAPLVPVIGQRAVLGLSGFVINNIAFVIVAVYLYRLSVVILKDHDAALRASILFCFNPASIFYSSIYSETLYALFSVGGLYHLISGKDVIAVLWFALSGFSRSNGIINAGYFCFQTMHQAYDAIFLRKRAFVVVGGALRCICIFVPFVAFQAYGYNNICLGHLPNNMSPWCKARVPLLYNYIQSHYWGVGFLRYFQVKQLPNFLLASPILSLALCSIVHYAKLKPEIFFSLGFCAPPEHKDSAAVFFSFAENSSNSRENRNLKARKQVTKDGASLLPEEYKLSAKQGYLSAAVLPCILHLGFMAATAFFVMHVQVATRFLSFSPPLYWFASYIMKSPGTGKRWGYIVWAYSAAYILLGSLLFSNFYPFT; translated from the exons atgacTCAGACCAAAACCTCACCGAAACTCCACCATGAAACCACAGTAATCAAATCAGCAATCATATCTAGACTCATAGTCTTGACTCTGATCCTCCTATGGCGGACCCTCTTGAGCCCCTACGACACCTCCGCCCCCATCAACCCCAATTGCCTATCCAACAACACCTCACAACCCAACGTTGAtcttcaacaacaacaacaacaacaacaacacgTTCTTTTGCCTTCTCTGGGTTCAGCTATTGAATCCAGCATTGTCTGGGATAGTGTCTACTTTGTTCGAATTGCACAATGTGGCTACGAGTACGAGCAGACCTATGCTTTCCTCCCCCTCCTTCCTCTTTGCATTTCACTGCTATCTCGCACAG TTTTGGCGCCGCTGGTTCCAGTTATTGGGCAAAGAGCTGTATTGGGATTATCCGGCTTTGTGATCAATAACATTGCCTTTGTAATTGTGGCGGTTTATTTATACAG GCTTTCAGTTGTGATTTTGAAGGATCATGACGCAGCATTGAGAGCTTCAATTCTGTTTTGCTTCAACCCAGCTTCCATATTTTATTCATcaat ATATTCCGAGACTTTGTACGCCCTATTTTCAGTTGGAGGATTGTACCATCTAATATCTGGAAAAGATGTTATTGCTGTTCTTTGGTTTGCCCTCTCGGGATTTTCAAGGTCCAATGGAATAATCAATGCTGGTTATTTCTGTTTTCAGACCATGCATCAGGCTTATGATGCCATTTTCTTGAGAAAGCGTGCTTTT GTTGTTGTTGGTGGAGCTCTGCGTTGTATATGtatttttgttccttttgttGCATTTCAAGCCTACGGATACAACAATATCTGCCTTGGACATCTTCCAAATAATATGAGTCCCTGGTGCAAAGCAAGAGTACCTTTGCTGTACAATTATATTCAAAGTCATTACTG GGGAGTCGGTTTCTTGAGATACTTCCAAGTTAAACAGTTACCAAACTTTCTGCTGGCATCGCCAATATTGTCTCTGGCACTTTGCTCAATTGTCCATTACGCAAAGCTAAAGCCtgaaattttcttctctttgggTTTCTGTGCTCCTCCTGAGCATAAAGATTCTGCTGCtgtgttcttttcttttgcagaAAACTCTTCCAACAGTCGGG AAAATCGCAATCTCAAAGCAAGGAAGCAAGTGACCAAAGATGGTGCATCTCTACTCCCAGAAGAATATAAACTATCAGCAAAGCAAGGATATTTGTCCGCTGCTGTACTTCCATGTATTCTACATTTGGGATTTATGGCAGCCACAGCATTTTTTGTCATGCATGTGCAG GTTGCGACTCGTTTCTTATCTTTCAGCCCTCCTCTGTATTGGTTTGCCTCATATATAATGAAATCTCCTGGTACTGGTAAGAGATGGGGATATATAGTTTGGGCATACTCTGCGGCCTACATTCTTCTAGGAAGTTTGCTCTTTTCAAACTTCTATCCTTTCACTTGA
- the LOC18772544 gene encoding extensin, whose protein sequence is MTAKVDAASSVEPHSVEMSGATISSAPSTGTQKVSMFAAKSGFVIPKNKLSGSLVPIFRGSKNLGASDAVSGESKKQIQRKTKWGLDLTQDASVRKGRALAYQTRVDQITQQLKSGMSEAENDEDLPSAPQDPHHNSSRHQIDREDVEQLELEKREVIGEIIKLNPSYKAPPDYKPLLKEATVPIPVSFVLVLQYMQHFSSDGSEVQGGYEKLYVHISADTFEKIDAAVAVLVLLVTSVSGNLASVSGDNPHAPSQGPDTTTPNMIPTMLNQGIVQPVAGPTQTPPNGQFQYPGPFFSTGPSSTPMNIPGYIPLDSSRPIFNNPSYQSTSPFNSTHLPSLFGPPPALASPRQNPPTQVLQHLYMAQTRPGYVGPPRNLSLMSPQPSSVQTNISAPLTFMGNRPPPTGQLFNIGPFAQHVSNHPHGPSGNSTGWSSGVPAPQPGVVSMPPPSNISTANMVSSVAFPPGPSTLLSSAPVNHAAPSFTSIPRPQVGIPSTLAASMLPTPAVAQPKPFMSPLSGSVPAHSTGQVTSLAPSMQPRVPIPVTGSVPNFTPPKPPMMTAPSPGDFTFQPHRPPNPSFQPVPQPSSHYTAHNASPARPMVPQPSPQAPSFQLPVQNMTPQLGSEVLSRPQVGDHMGQPPPAHISAVPFARNSTAISVPPRHATFLDTSPVAPRTPHLPMRPRNFNPAHQMPNFPIPLPPRPGNHIQIQQNYPAHSTRPEMPQAPNQQFSNNLAFASGKPASRPGGQQLYDPFSPTSMSTATQQQGGNPAKMGK, encoded by the exons ATGACTGCAAAGGTTGACGCTGCATCTTCAGTTGAACCTCACAGTGTTGAGATGTCTGGGGCAACTATTTCATCTGCACCATCAACTGGTACTCAAAAGGTCTCTATGTTTGCTGCTAAGTCTGGATTTGTTATACCGAAAAACAAGCTGTCGGGCTCGCTTGTACCCATCTTCCGTGGAAGTAAAAACCTAGGAGCCAGTGATGCAGTTAGTGGAGAAAGTAAGAAACAGATTCAGAGGAAAACAAAATGGGGCCTTGATCTGACCCAAGATGCTTCCGTGAGAAAGGGAAGAGCCTTAGCTTATCAG ACTCGGGTGGATCAAATTACACAACAGCTGAAATCTGGAATGTCAGAGGCTGAGAATGATGAGGACTTACCATCAGCACCTCAAGATCCACACCACAACTCCTCTAGGCATCAAATTGACAGAGAG GACGTAGAACAGTTGGAACTTGAAAAGCGAGAAGTCATAG GTGAAATAATAAAGTTGAATCCAAGTTACAAGGCCCCACCTGATTATAAACCTTTGTTGAAAGAGGCCACTGTTCCTATTCCTGtaagttttgttcttgttctgcAATATATGCAACACTTTTCT tctgatgGGAGTGAAGTCCAGGGTGGATATGAAAAGTTGTACGTTCATATATCAGCTGACACATTTGAGAAAATAGATGCAGCAGTTGCTGTACTTGTCCTGCTAGTGACTTCTGTATCC GGAAATCTGGCATCAGTTTCTGGTGATAATCCTCATGCTCCTAGTCAAGGCCCGGACACTACCACCCCCAATATGATTCCTACTATGTTAAACCAGGGAATTGTGCAACCAGTGGCAGGACCTACACAAACTCCACCAAATGGGCAGTTTCAGTACCCTGGTCCATTTTTCTCTACTGGCCCCTCTTCCACTCCAATGAATATACCTGGTTACATTCCACTAGATTCTTCAAGACCAATTTTCAACAATCCTTCCTATCAATCAACATCACCCTTCAACTCTACACACTTGCCTTCATTATTTGGGCCTCCACCAGCTCTTGCTTCCCCTAGACAAAACCCTCCAACACAAGTTTTGCAGCATTTGTATATGGCTCAGACCCGCCCTGGTTATGTTGGCCCGCCAAGAAATCTTTCTTTGATGTCTCCCCAGCCTTCGTCAGTTCAAACTAATATTTCAGCTCCACTCACATTCATGGGAAACCGACCCCCACCAACAGGCCAACTCTTTAATATTGGTCCATTTGCGCAACATGTGTCTAATCATCCACATGGACCTTCTGGGAACTCTACTGGATGGTCAAGCGGAGTACCTGCACCACAACCAGGTGTTGTGTCTATGCCACCACCTTCAAATATATCAACTGCCAATATGGTTTCTTCTGTTGCCTTCCCGCCTGGGCCTTCCACTCTGTTATCAAGTGCTCCTGTAAACCATGCAGCACCAAGTTTTACTTCTATTCCACGGCCTCAAGTGGGAATTCCTTCTACATTAGCAGCTTCTATGCTTCCAACGCCTGCAGTTGCACAACCTAAACCATTTATGAGCCCTTTATCAGGTTCTGTTCCAGCTCATTCAACAGGACAAGTTACATCTCTAGCCCCATCTATGCAACCAAGAGTGCCAATTCCTGTTACTGGAAGTGTTCCGAATTTCACCCCCCCAAAACCTCCAATGATGACAGCTCCAAGCCCTGGCGATTTCACTTTTCAGCCTCACCGGCCACCGAATCCATCCTTCCAACCAGTTCCCCAGCCAAGCAGTCACTATACAGCACACAATGCTTCTCCTGCTAGACCAATGGTTCCTCAACCATCACCTCAGGCACCGTCTTTCCAGTTGCCTGTGCAAAATATGACTCCTCAGCTGGGAAGTGAGGTGTTATCGAGGCCACAGGTTGGTGACCACATGGGTCAACCTCCACCAGCTCATATATCTGCTGTTCCCTTTGCCAGAAATTCAACTGCCATCTCAGTTCCTCCCAGACATGCAACATTTCTAGACACCAGTCCTGTTGCACCTAGGACGCCACACCTACCAATGAGACCAAGGAACTTCAATCCAGCCCACCAAATGCCCAATTTTCCCATTCCTCTGCCCCCGAGGCCGGGAAATCATATTCAAATTCAGCAAAATTATCCTGCTCACTCGACTCGTCCTGAGATGCCACAGGCTCCAAATCAACAGTTCAGCAACAATCTTGCATTTGCCTCTGGTAAGCCAGCGTCTAGGCCTGGAGGACAGCAACTTTATGATCCGTTCTCGCCCACTTCCATGTCTACTGCAACTCAACAGCAGGGAGGCAATCCAGCAAAGATGGGAAAGTAG